A window of Kribbella sp. NBC_00382 genomic DNA:
TGTTCTCGCGGGTCAGGGCGCGGTGGAAGGCGGCCAGCTCGGCGGCGGAGATGGTGTTGGAGAAGGTGCTGATCTCGGTCAGGTCGAGCCGCCGGTTGAACAGGTGGACGGTGTCGCGCCAGCGGTGCAGGAGGGTGACGAGCTCGGCGTCGCGGTGCCGGCCGAGCGCGCCCGAGACGAGCGCCAGGTCGACGGCGGAGACGACGAGTCTGGGGTAGACCTGCCGCTGGGTGGGGGTCTTCGGGGAGAAGCGCTCGTCGGACAGCAGGCGGGTGTTCTCCTGCAGTTCGTCGGCGACGGCCCGTAGTACGCCGGTACGCCGCTCCGCCTCCGCACTGAGCCGCTCGACGAAGATGCCGGTCAGCCCGGCGACCAGCGTCAGCGAGTTGACCGCCGGCTCCCACCGACTGTTGTCCGGCCAGAAGAACCAGATCACCCCCAGCACGAACGCCAACGCCAGCAACCCATAGCTGACCCAAGTGACGATGACCCGCCGATACCCCGCCCACCGAGCGTCCCCTCGGGACACCCGCAAAGCCCCAAGCACCAACCGCAACCGCGCAAGCACCCGCCAGCGGGCCCGGCGCACTTGCTGAACATCAGCAGCCGTGCCCCCGCCAGCTGCGTCTCCGGCGCCCGCCCCGCCCCCAGCGCTCCCCTTACCAACCGCAGTACCGGCGGGGTCTTCCGTCACTGGGACCAGATGTCTTCGGCGAGGAGGTTGGGGACCTCGGCGCCTTCGGGGGCCAGCAGCAGGAGGTCGAGGCCGAAGGGACTGGGGCGGCGGGTGTAGCGGAAGCCGGAGTGGGCGTGCTCGATCGCGGTCAGGCCGCATTCGGCGGTGAGCTTCTTCAGGCGTTCGGTGGAGAACTTGCGGGTGGTGTAGAGCAGGATCGTGTCGTTGGGCTTGAGCGTGACCTCGGTGTGGTCGGGCAGCCCCATCGTCATCGACTCCGAGGTGTTGTTCTGCCAGACGATCTTGACCAGCAGCGCGTCGTTGGTCTCCACCTCGCCGCGGTAGTCGATCAGCCCGTCCTCGATCCGCAGATCGGTGTTGTACCGGAGCGCGCTGGTGACGAACTCGGCGAACGCACGGGTCTGCTGGTACTCATCAGCCGCCGCATCCGCAGCCGTCTGGTCGAGGCTGCTGGTGCTCGCGACCTCGAGCAGCAGCCGGTCCTGCGGGCGTAGTACCCGGGTGATCGTGCCGAGCAGCTCCAGATCGCTCTCGAAGTTGGCCAGCGTGTTGCCGGTCAGTGTGAACAGGATCGGCTCGTCGCCGACCAGCCTTGCGAGCATCTGGCCGAGCTCGCCCATGTTGTCGGCGATCGAGAAGTCGAGCTGGACGGGCAGCACCTGCGACATCGGGAAGCCGAGCCCACGGACCGGCTCCAGCGTGCCCATCCGGAGCATCTCGGAGCTCATGTCGACCGGGATGTAGAACATGTCCCGGTTCTTCCGGTACATGTCGGCGAGGATCGTCCGGTCCTTCACGCCGGTACCGACGCCGAGGCTGACGAAGTGGAAGCCGGTCTTGTCGGTGTGCGGCCGGACCTTGCGCCAGTGCCGCAGGAACGACTCGGCGCCGGCCTTCATCACCAGGTAGAACGGGTCGTTGGTCGCGTTCGCCCAGGCGATCGTCGGGCCGATCCCCCAGTAGGAGAAGCCGGAGGTGATCTGCTTGCCGTCGCCGGTCTCCGAGTGCGGACCGCGCAGGTCGCCGGTCAGCGTCGCGAGCTTGTCGGTCTGGTCCTCGCCGACCAGCATCAGCGACCAGGCGAAGTCGTCGTCGCGCAACGCCTGCTCGAGCTTCCGGATCACGTGCACCGGCTCGTCGGTCACTTCGCCACCCCTCAGACAGTGAGAGGTCAGGTTACCGGCTGCCCACGCTCAGCGCAGGTGTGGAAAAGCACTGTCGCGCCGTCCGGGTCAGACAGACTTGACCGCGTCGGCCTCGCGGCCCTTGGGCCCGTCCACCACCTCGAACTCGACCTGCTGGCCGTCCTCGAGCGTCTTGTACCCGTCGGTGACGATCTTGCTCCAGTGGACGAACACGTCGTCCAGGCCGTCCACGGCGAGAAAGCCGTAGCCCTTGTCGGCGTTGAACCACTTCACGGTGCCGCGCACCATCACAACTCCTGTTGACCTTCAACGGAACCCGCTCACCGGGCCCCTCGGGTGCCCGGCCACCGGTGAACCGGTTGATCGAGCGGTCAACAAGACTAACCCAGCATCTGTTGGAGCCGTGTGAGGATCAGCAGGGGTGGACTGATCAGCCGCGGTGCGAGGCGGCAAGGCCGATGATGCCGGCGGCGACCAGGAGCAGGGCGGCGGTGAGGCCGACGTCGTCGGTCTGCACCACGCCGTTGTCGTTCAGGATCCAGATCCCGGCGCCGCCGGTCAGGATGGTGCCGGCGATGATGCCCGGGACGTCCGGCTTGATCTTCCTCATCAGCGCTCCACCCTGATGCTGCCCAGCTTGACGTGCAGGTCCAGGGTGACGGTCTGCGGACTCGCCTTGCCGTCAGCGCCCAGGTCGGTCACTGCCATCTTCGCACTGTGGCCGCCCTTGACCTTGCCGAAGGCATCGACCTGGCCGGTGTCGGCGGCCAGGTTGCCGGTGACATCGACGTTCGGTGGCAGCTTGACGACGACCTCGCCCGCGCCGCCGTCGACGAACACCTTGGCGCCGGGCTTGAAGACCGCCTTGGTCAGGTCCAGCTTCACCGAACCGGCATCGAACCGGTACGCCGTACTGCCGGCGTCGATCGAGTCGCTTGGGGTGGCGACGAAGTCCACGCTCGCGATGTCGCGGGGGATGTGTGGGAAGACGGTGCTGGCCGCGATGCCGAGCGCCAGCAGGATCCCGAGTGGCAGCAGGCCAATGGTCTTGCCCAGGAATCCACCGAGCAGCATGCCCAGGCCGAGGGTGGCCAGGCCGATCACGAGCATCGTGGTGGTCGGTGCGCCGGCCAGCCAGGCGATGGCGATCGCGATGCCCGACAGCAGGACGACCGTGGGCTTCACTCCGCGGTACCCCCTGACCGGGGGTGCAGCGGGCGGGCGGGTGGCCGCGGTGGTGGGCTGCGGGGGCTCATCGACGTACAGGCCGAGGGGGTCGTCCTCGGTCCAGACGGGCTGGACCGGCTCGGTTACCCGGTCCTGGGGACGCTGCTGGGCGGCTGAGGCCGGCTGGGTCGGCGGGGGAGTTGGCTGGTCGGTCGGGCGGTTGGCTGCACTCCACTGGGCTGCCTGCTGGGCCCACTGACTGCCGTGGTGCCCGTGCTGGTGCGCCCGCTGGATGTGCCGCTCGGCGTGGCGCTGGACGCGGTCCACGGTGCGCTGGGCCCGCTCGGCGCTGCGCTCGCCCCACTGGACGTTGCGGCGGCCCCAGTGATCGCGGCCCTTGCGGCGGAACACGAACAGCCAGAGCAGCCCGAGCACCACCAGTGGCCCGGGGATCAGCTTGCCGAAGTTGAAGGAGGACATCAGCGCGATGGCGGAGAACACGCAGACACCGATCACCCCCGGCCACAGCCACGGGTGGTCCGGCCGGACCCGGTCACCGAGCACACCCTGCGCGGCAGAGCGGTCGCTGCCCTCGTCGGGCATCAGCATCCAGGCGGCGATGTAGAAGATGATGCCGGGGCCGCTGAGGATCAGTACCGCCATCACTACCCGGATCAGCACGGGGTCGACGTTCAGCGCGCGGCCCATCCCGCCGCAGACACCGGCGAGCATCCGGTCCGACCGGCTGCGACGCCAGCTCTGCACGTCCTTCAGCTGATCGCGGTCGAATCCCCCGCTCGAGTTCTGCTCCATGGCACCGATACTGTCCCCTCGCGGGCGGCTGCAACATCGGGGATCCCCCTTTGCGGACCCCGGCCCGCCGCTCGGCCGCAGTCGGCTAGGGGTTCTCCCCGGGCCGACCCTGAGTGCAGTGAGTGACCGTTGAGGAGTCAGCCGGGGGGAAGCCCGCTGGTGCGGGGCCTGTTGGCATGTGACGATCGTGGTGATGACACAACCAGCTGCTACTGCGCCTCCGGGCGGGTCCTCGGGCCCGGTCGCGGGTCCGTATGCCCCGGGGCCGCAATACAGCGCCCCTGGAGCCCAGCAGCAGCCCCCGCCCGGCAACGAGCCCCCGCCGGTACGCCGCGCCTACCGGCGAGCAGAAGGCCGCGTAGTGAGCGGTGTGGCCGGCGGCATTGCTGATCACCTCAACGTGTCCGACACCGTGGTCCGCCTGGTGTTCATCGGCGCGACCGTGTTCGGCGGGTTCGGCGTACTGATCTATGCGGCTCTCTGGTTCCTGATGCCTCTCGAGGTGTCGACCGGTCCCAACGCGCCTGGACTGGCTGCGGCGACCCGGAGCGGAATGCGGCCGGAGACCCCCGCGCCGCCGATCGCATCGCCGGGCAAGGAGCGGCGCAAGGAGAAGAGCCGCGGCCAGCTGACAGCGCTCGTCGTGGTCGGCGTCGGGGTGCTCCTGCTGCTCAACGTCGCCGGGTTCGGTGTGGCCGGCAAGATGTTCTGGCCGCTGGTGTTCGCCGGTACCGGTCTGGCGCTGATCTGGCGGCAGGCCGACGAGGGGCAGCGCAACGCCTGGGTGGGCAAGGCACCGACCCTCAACACGTTGTTCGGCAAGGGCGGGTGGAAGTCGGTCATCCGGGTCGCTGTCGGGCTGATCCTGATCGGGACCGCAGTCACCGTGTTCCTGGTGCAGAACGGCCGGCTGTCGATGGTGGGCGACGTACTGGTCGCTCTGCTGCTGGCAGTGGTCGGTATCGGGGTCATCGCGGGGCCGTGGGTGCACCGGCTCAGCCGTGACCTCAACAACGAGCGTGCTGAGCGCGTGCGGTCGCAGGAGCGCGCCGACATGGCCGCGCACCTGCATGACTCGGTGCTGCAGACGCTGGCCCTCATCCAGAAGCAGGCGAACGATCCGCGGGCCGTAGTACGGCTGGCTCGGTCGCAGGAGCGCGACTTGCGGTCCTGGCTGTACGACGAGGACGACAACACCGACCAGACGCTGGCCGGTGCGGCGAAGCGGGCCGCTGCCGAGGTGGAGGACTCCCACGGCGTACCGGTGGAGGTCGTCACGGTGGGCGACTGCGATCTGACCGAGGGGCTGTCGGCGATGGTCCGGGCCGCGCGCGAGTCGATGGTGAACGCCGCCAAGCACTCCGGAGCTGACAAGATCGACGTGTTCGTCGAGGTGGACGGGGACCGGGCCGAGATGTTCGTCCGGGACCGTGGCAAGGGCTTCGACACCGACGGGGTGCCGGAGGACCGGCTCGGGCTGCGGCACAGCGTGATGGGCAGGATGGAACGGCACGGCGGCCGCGCAACAGTGCGGTCGAGCCCGGAAACAGGCACCGAAGTGCGACTGGAGATGGACAGATGACACAGCGGCGAGTGGTCGTTATCGATGATCACGACATGTTCCGGGCAGGCGTCCGCAGCGAGATCGGCGCCTCGGTGGAGATCGTCGGCGAGGGTGCCGACGTGGAGTCCGCGGTGAAGGCGATCGTCGGGACCGAGCCGGACGTGGTGCTGCTCGACGTGCACCTGCCCGGCGGCGGTGGTATCGAGGTGATGAAGCAGGTGCACCAGCGGCACCCGGAGATCAAGTTCCTGGCACTGTCGGTCTCCGACGCGGCCGAGGACGTGATCGGCGTGATCCGGGCCGGCGCCCGCGGCTACGTCACCAAGAACATCAGCGGCACCGAACTGGTCGACGCGATCGGCCGGGTCGCCGACGGCGATGCGGTCTTCTCCCCGCGGTTGGCAGGTTTCGTCCTGGACGCGTTCTCCGGCGCGATCGACATCGCCTCGGTGGACGAGGACCTGGACCGCCTCTCCCAGCGCGAGCGCGAGGTCCTCCGCCTGATCGCCCGCGGCTACGCCTACAAGGAAGTGGCCCGCGAACTCTTCATCTCTGTCAAGACCGTCGAGACCCACGTCTCCTCGGTCCTGCGCAAACTCCAGCTCTCCAACCGCCACGAACTGACCCGCTGGGCGACAGACCGCCGCCTGGTCTGAGGTACTAGCGGGTGTTTGACGTGTAGGGCAGCAGGGCCATCTCGCGGGCGTTCTTGATCGCCCGCGAGACCTGCTTCTGTTGCTGGACCGTCAGGCCGGTCACCCGGCGGGAGCGGATCTTGCCGCGGTCGGAGATGAACTTGCGGAGCAGAGCGGTGTCCTTGTAGTCGACGAACTCGACCTTGTGCAGCGGATTCTGCTTCGGCTTGCGGGGACCGGCCGGCTTTCCACGTTGTGCCATCGTCACACCTTACATACTATTGACAATCGTTTTCAACTAGCTTGGCGAGTTGTGGACAGGGCACATATTCGCCACCCCGACAGGGGCGCAGCGGGCTTTGGGACTGTTATACCGTCGACTCTCATGGAGCGGAATCTCACAGCCGAACAGCTCGCGCTCTTCGAGAAGGAGTTCGCGTCGAACCCGCAGTACCGGGTGATGCAGAACGCCGTCACGGAGACGCCGATCGCCAAGATCGCCCTGGATCGCCAGATCGTCACCTCGATCGACCATTCCGTGTCGAACCTGCTCGACGACTGGAAGGTGACGAACCAGAAGAAGAGCGGGCGGTGCTGGCTGTTCGCCGGCCTGAACCTGCTCCGGGCCGGTACCGCCGAGAAGCTCGGCGTGAAGGACTTCGAGTTCTCCCAGAACTACCTGCTGTTCTGGGACAAGTTCGAGCGGGCCAACTTCTTCCTCGAGGCGATGATCGACACCGCCGAGCGCGACGTCGACGACCGGACCGTGGCGCACCTGCTGTCCGACCCGATCGGTGACGGCGGCCAGTGGAACATGTTCGTCGCGCTGGTCCGCAAGCACGGCCTGGTGCCGAAGACCGCGATGCCGGAGACGGAGAGCTCGTCGGCCACCGCGCAGATGAACGACTCGCTCCGCAAGCTGCTCCGCCAGGGCGCGCGCGACCTGCGCAAGCTCGACGGCGCCGAGGCGCAGCGGGCGCACAAGCAGGAGCTGCTGACCACGATCCACCGGGTGCTGAGCATCCACCTCGGTACGCCGCCGCAGAAGTTCCTGTGGCAGTGGAAAGACAGCGACAAGGGCTTCCACCGCGACGGCTGGACGACGCCGGCCGAGTTCGCCGCCGCGTACGTGACGCTGCCGGTCGACGAGTACGTCTGCATCGTGCACGACCCGCGCGAGTCGAGCCCGACCGGCAAGACCTTCACCGTCGACTACCTCGGCAACGTCATCGACGCCCCGCCGGTGGTCTACCTGAACGTCGAGATCGACCTGATGAAGCAGCTCACCCAGGACGCCATCGTCGGTGGCGAGCCGGTCTGGTTCGGCTGTGACGTCGGCAAGCAGATGTCGGCCGACCTCGGCTACTGGGACGCCGGGCTGTACGACTTCGGCGCCGTCTACGACACCGAGTTCTCGCTGGACAAGGCCGAGCGGCTGCTGCACCACGAGACGCTGATGACGCACGCGATGCTGTTCACCGGCGTCGACCTGGTCGACGGCAAGCCGCGCCGCTGGCGGGTGGAGAACAGCTGGGGCGACGAGAAGGCCGACAACGGCTTCTGGACGATGAACGACTCCTGGTACGCCGAGCACGTCTTCGAGATCGCCGTCCGCAAGTCGTCCCTCCCGGCCGACCTGCAGGCCCGCTTCGACGAGGCCCCGATCGTGCTCCCGGCCTGGGACCCGATGGGCGCCCTCGCCGACTGACAACTAGTACTTCCTGTACTCCCGAACGGCCGGCGCGGATCCCGCGCCGGCCGTTTCAGCTTGCTAGCCGAGCGAAGCGCGAATGAGCGCGGTCATCTCGTCCGGCCGTTCCAGCGACGGCAGATGCCCCGCCCAGGAAAGCTCGGTGTGCTCGACATCCGGCAGCAGCTCCACCAGGTACTCCGCGCAGGCGCCGAAGAACTTCAGCTCGTGCGCCCCGGTGAAGAGCTTGATCGGCGCCGTGATGCCACCGACCTCCCACTCGTCGGCGTCCACGTCACCCGCCGCCAGCTGCACCTCGAACGCGTGCTTCTGCATCACCCGCACCAGCTCACGCGCCGCGTCGTCAGCCTCAGGCCCAACCGACGTCCGCACGTTCAGCTCCGTCGCCCCGTCGATGTCCCCGGCTTCCAGCAGCCGGTTCTCCTCAGCCGCGAACGCCCGGAAATCATCGGTAGGCACCACGTTGTCCGCCGGCGGCGACATCAGCACCAGTCGCTCGAACCGCTCCGGCGCCCGGCTGGCCGCCTGCAACACGATGTACGCCCCGTACGACGACCCGACAGCCTTCGTACTCGACACTCCCAGCTCGTCGAGCACCTCGAGCACATCCGCGGCATCGGCGTACTTCGCCCCCGCCTCGAGCGGCGTCTCGCCGTACCCGCGCAGATCCACCGTGATCACCCGATGATCCCTCCGCAGGTCCTCGACCTGCCGGGCCCACATCCGCGCATCACAGACTCCCGCATGAACCAACAACACTGCCGGCCCGTCGCCGACCACCTGATGAGAAATCGTCATGGCGAGAGCCTCGCGCTCGTGCGTGAAACCCGCAAATGCTTTAGCTCCGGGCAACGAGGCCCTTCTGGTACGCGGGTTGCGGCGCCCCCCATGGACAGGCGGTCAGCCGAGGCGGATGACCGTAAAGGCTTCGGCGAAGTGGGTGTCGGGGAAGCCGGCCCGGGTGGCGTTGTGGTTGAGCATGGTGCGGACCCGGGGGATCAGGGTGTCGAGATCGGCGTGCTGGCTAGTGTGGGCCATCACGGCGGCCAGCTTCTGGTCGACGGTGTCGGTGATGTCGACGTAGTGGTTGAACTCCGGGTGTGCGACCAGCCAGAGCTCGCCGACCGTCCACGCCTCCTCGGTCAGCTCGGGGTACGCGAACGGGTTGCCGGCGGCCGGGAAGAACGCCCGCACGGTGGCCTCGCCGGCCGCGAGGTGGTCGGGGTGCGAGGCCGGCAGCCGGGACCAGTTGCGCTCGGGCGACTGGCAGACCAGCCGCTGCGGGCGAACCTGGCGGATCACCCGGCTGATGTCCCGGATCACGTCCTGGGTCGGTTCGAGGTAGCCGTCCTGGTAGCCGAGGAAGTGCAGGTCGTGGACCCCCACCTGCTCGGCCGCCGCGGTCTGTTCGGCCCGGCGTACTGCGGGCATCTCGGCGCGATCGCGATCGGCCTCGAACCCGCCGGCCTGGCCGTCGGTCACCATGCAGTAGCTGACCTCGATCCCCGCCTTGGTCCACAGCGCGACCGTTCCGGCGACGCCGAAGTCGACGTCGTCGGGATGCGCGGAGACCACCAGGACGCGCTCGATCTCACTGTCAGGACGGGGATTCGCAGGGGGCACAGTCACGCCGTGACCTTAACTCCTGACGCCGTCAGTGCGGGGACGCGCTTGAGGTTGCGGTGCTGGATCACCTCGTCGGCGATGCCGTAGTCGCAGGCCTCCTGGGCGGTGAGGACGTGGTCGCGGTCGGTGTCGTGGCGGAGCCGTTCGATCGACTGCCCGGTATGGGCCGCCAGGATCGCCTCTTGCTGACTGCGTACGCGCACCAACTCGTCGGCCTGCAGGATCAGGTCGGGGATGGTGCCCCGGCCACTCGCACCCGGCTGGTGCAGTACGACGCGAGCATGCGGCAGGATCGCCCGCTCGCCAGGTGCTCCAGCGGCGAGCAGTACTGCGCCTGCTGCGATCGCCTGGCCGACGCAGAACGTGGCGACCGGGGCGCTGATCACCTGCATGGTGTCGTAGATCGCGAGCATGGCCGTCATGTCACCGCCCTCGCAGTTGATGTAGAGGTTGATCGGGCTCTCCGGCCGGTCCGCCTCCAGATGCAGGAGCTGGGCGATCAACGCGTTCGCGACGCCGGCGTCGATCGCAGTACCGAGGTAGATGATGCGCTCGGTCAGCAGATGCGAGTAGACGTCCATGATCCGGTCGCCGCGCGGATGCGGGCTGACCACGTTGGGAATCATGTAGCTCATCGGATCACTCCTGCCTGTGCGGTCTGTTGTGGCATCACCTGGTCGAAGGTCTCCACGATGTGGTCGATGAACCCGTACGTCCGGGCCTCCTCGGCCGTGTACCACCGGTCGTGCAGCGAGTCGTCGAAGACCGTCTCGATCGGCTGCCCGGTATCGGCCGCGACCAGCCCGAGCACGGTGTCGCGGATGTGCCTCAGGTCGTTCGCCTGGATCTCGATCTCCACCGCCGAGCCGCCGATCCCGGCCGACCCCTGGTGCATCAGGACCCGCGCATGCCGGAGCGCGAAGCGCTTGCCCGGCGTACCGGCCGACAGCAGGAACTGCCCCGCACTGCAGGCCAGCCCGAGCGCCAGCGTCGACACGTCACACGGCACCAGCCGCATCACGTCCCGGATCGCCAGCATCGACGGCACCGACCCCCCGATCGAATGGATCCACAAGGACACATCCGCCTCCGGGTCCTCAGCCGCCAACGTCAGCAACTGGGTAGCCAGCAACGTCCCGTTGTCATCGTCCAACTGCCCGTCCAGCACCACCACCCGCCGCCGCAACAACCCCAGCCGAGTCTGCTCACTGAACATCGGAACTTTCGTTTCATCCGCCATGCCTCCACCATGACCACCCGCGGACCCCCGACCCCAGGTTTTCTGCCCACAGCAGGTCTGCTGACAGGCGACGAACCGGCCGCCGTCCAGCGAGTCGGCGTTTGTCGGGAGGGGTGTCTAAGGTGGTGGGCGATGACGACGCTCTTTTCTCCAGATGAACTGCCGGTACCGCTCGAGGCGCCCAAGAAGCACCGGGCGGATCCGGCCGAGCTGCTCGAGGGGTTGAACCCGCAGCAGCGGGCTGCTGTGGTGCATGCGGGCAAGCCGTTGCTGGTGGTGGCCGGTGCGGGGTCGGGCAAGACGCGGGTGCTGACCCGGCGGATCGCGTATCTGCTGGCGGCGCGGGACGCGCATCCGGGGTCGATCCTGGCGATCACCTTCACCAACAAGGCGGCCGCCGAGATGCGCGAGCGCGTCGTCGACCTGGTCGGGCCGCGGGCGAAGCTGATGTGGGTCTCCACCTTCCACTCCTCCTGCGTGCGGATCCTGCGCCGCGACATCAAGCGGTTCGGGATCAGCTCGACGTTCTCGATCTACGACAGCACCGACTCGCGCCGGCTGATGACGCTGGTCTGCCGCGAGCTCGACCTGGACGTCAAGCGGTACAACCCGCGCGCGATCCTGAACTGGATCAGCACCCAGAAGAACGAGCTGATCGACCACGAGTCGGCCGCTTCCAAGACCGAGAACCACCTGGAAGAGACGTACGCCGAGTGCTACCGGATCTACCAGGAGCGGCTGGCCCAGGCCAACGCGCTGGACTTCGACGACCTGCTGATGACCACGGTCAACCTGCTGCAGGCCTTCCCCGAGGTCCGGGAGTACTACCGCCGCCGGTTCCGCCACGTGCTCGTCGACGAGTACCAGGACACCAACCACGCGCAGTACACGCTGATCCGTGAGCTCTGTGCGCAACTGGAGCCGGGCCCGAACGACGGCCCGATCAGTCCGCCGGCCGAGCTGATGGTGGTCGGCGACTCCGACCAGTCCATCTACGCCTTCCGCGGCGCGACGATCCGCAACATCCTCGCGTTCGAGGAGGACTTCGCCGGCGCCGAGACGATCCTGCTGGAGCAGAACTACCGCTCCACCCAGACGATCCTGTCCGCGGCCAACGCGGTGATCAGCCGGAACGAGGGCCGTCCGGCGAAGAACCTGTGGTCGGACTCCGGCCAGGGTGAGCAGATCGCGGTCTATGTGGCCGACAACGAGCACGACGAGGCACAGTTCGTCGCCGACGAGATCGACCGGCTGGCCGACGCCGACGGGGTCAAGCCGTCCGACGTCGCGGTGTTCTACCGGACCAACGCGCAGTCACGGGTGTTCGAGGAGGTCTTCATCCGTACCGGCCATCCCTACAAGGTGGTCGGCGGCGTCCGGTTCTACGAGCGCAAGGAGGTCCGCGACGCGCTCGCGTACCTGCGGGTGCTGACCAACCCCGAGGACACCGTCTCGCTGCGCCGGATCCTCAACGTGCCCAAGCGCGGCATCGGCGAGCGCGCCGAGGCGGCGATCGAGGCGCTGGCTCTCCGCGACCGGATCACCTTCTCGGCGGCCCTGCGGCGGGCTCACGACGCCCCGGCGATGGCTAGCCGTAGCGCCAACGCAGTACAGGCCTTCATCGACATCCTCGACGAGCTGACCGCGATGGTCGACTCGGGCGCCCCGCCGGACGACATCCTGGACGTCGCACTGCACCGCTCCGGGTACTACGAGGAGCTGCAGAAGTCGCCGGACCCGCAGGACGAGACCAGGGTGGAGAACCTGGACGAGTTCATCTCGGTCGCCCGGGAGTTCGTCGAGGAGCGCACCGCTGCCAACGAGCCGGCCGATCTGCAGGCGTTCCTGGAGCGGGTCGCGCTGGTCGCCGACGCGGACCAGATCCCCGACGCCGCCGACGACGGTGGCGTGGTCACGCTGATGACCCTGCACACCGCGAAGGGCCTCGAGTTCCCGGTCGTCTTCCTGACCGGGATGGAGGACGGCATCTTCCCGCACTCCCGGTCGCTGAACGACATGAAGGAACTGGAGGAGGAGCGGCGGCTCGCGTACGTCGGGATCACCCGCGCCCGGCAGCGGCTGGCGATCTCGCGGGCAGCGGTCCGCAGCGCGTTCGGCGCCCCGCAGCACAACCCGCCCTCGCGCTTTCTGGAGGAGATCCCCGGCGAGCTGCTCGACTGGCGCCGCGACGAGTCCGCGATCACCCGCTGGTCCGGGACCGGTACGTCGTCCGGCGGCTCCAGTGGGGTCCAATCGCGGTGGGAGCCGGCCCGGCGGACGGCGTCCGACAAGCCCATCGTCAGCCTCAACCCGGGCGACCGGGTGGTGCACGACAGCTTCGGCATGGGCACCGTCGTGGTGGTCCGCGGAGAGGGTCAGCAGGCCCAGGCGGATATCGACTTCGGCTCCGAGGGCGTCAAGCGCCTCCTGCTCCGCTACGCCCCTGTGGAAAAGATTTAACAGACCACGACGTGCCGAAAAGCAGGCTGGCTGCGACAATTGAGGTTCGGCCCCTCCCGGACGAAGGTCCAGCCCCATGCCCAAGGCACCAGACGCGAGCAACCGCCGGATCATC
This region includes:
- a CDS encoding PIG-L deacetylase family protein; the encoded protein is MTVPPANPRPDSEIERVLVVSAHPDDVDFGVAGTVALWTKAGIEVSYCMVTDGQAGGFEADRDRAEMPAVRRAEQTAAAEQVGVHDLHFLGYQDGYLEPTQDVIRDISRVIRQVRPQRLVCQSPERNWSRLPASHPDHLAAGEATVRAFFPAAGNPFAYPELTEEAWTVGELWLVAHPEFNHYVDITDTVDQKLAAVMAHTSQHADLDTLIPRVRTMLNHNATRAGFPDTHFAEAFTVIRLG
- a CDS encoding ClpP family protease — translated: MSYMIPNVVSPHPRGDRIMDVYSHLLTERIIYLGTAIDAGVANALIAQLLHLEADRPESPINLYINCEGGDMTAMLAIYDTMQVISAPVATFCVGQAIAAGAVLLAAGAPGERAILPHARVVLHQPGASGRGTIPDLILQADELVRVRSQQEAILAAHTGQSIERLRHDTDRDHVLTAQEACDYGIADEVIQHRNLKRVPALTASGVKVTA
- a CDS encoding ClpP family protease → MADETKVPMFSEQTRLGLLRRRVVVLDGQLDDDNGTLLATQLLTLAAEDPEADVSLWIHSIGGSVPSMLAIRDVMRLVPCDVSTLALGLACSAGQFLLSAGTPGKRFALRHARVLMHQGSAGIGGSAVEIEIQANDLRHIRDTVLGLVAADTGQPIETVFDDSLHDRWYTAEEARTYGFIDHIVETFDQVMPQQTAQAGVIR
- the pcrA gene encoding DNA helicase PcrA — its product is MTTLFSPDELPVPLEAPKKHRADPAELLEGLNPQQRAAVVHAGKPLLVVAGAGSGKTRVLTRRIAYLLAARDAHPGSILAITFTNKAAAEMRERVVDLVGPRAKLMWVSTFHSSCVRILRRDIKRFGISSTFSIYDSTDSRRLMTLVCRELDLDVKRYNPRAILNWISTQKNELIDHESAASKTENHLEETYAECYRIYQERLAQANALDFDDLLMTTVNLLQAFPEVREYYRRRFRHVLVDEYQDTNHAQYTLIRELCAQLEPGPNDGPISPPAELMVVGDSDQSIYAFRGATIRNILAFEEDFAGAETILLEQNYRSTQTILSAANAVISRNEGRPAKNLWSDSGQGEQIAVYVADNEHDEAQFVADEIDRLADADGVKPSDVAVFYRTNAQSRVFEEVFIRTGHPYKVVGGVRFYERKEVRDALAYLRVLTNPEDTVSLRRILNVPKRGIGERAEAAIEALALRDRITFSAALRRAHDAPAMASRSANAVQAFIDILDELTAMVDSGAPPDDILDVALHRSGYYEELQKSPDPQDETRVENLDEFISVAREFVEERTAANEPADLQAFLERVALVADADQIPDAADDGGVVTLMTLHTAKGLEFPVVFLTGMEDGIFPHSRSLNDMKELEEERRLAYVGITRARQRLAISRAAVRSAFGAPQHNPPSRFLEEIPGELLDWRRDESAITRWSGTGTSSGGSSGVQSRWEPARRTASDKPIVSLNPGDRVVHDSFGMGTVVVVRGEGQQAQADIDFGSEGVKRLLLRYAPVEKI